The segment GACGACGAGCGGAACGAGGCGACGCCGTGGAGCAGGTACTTCGTCTCACACGAGCCTTTCGAGAACGGGACCCCGGTCCTCGGCAGGCTTGCGGCCGCGGGGCGCGTGCTCTACTCCTGGGAGGCGAGACGGAAGATCGAGCGGCTCGTGGACCGGACGGAGCCGGATGTCGCGCACCTGCACAACATCGCGCACCAGCTTTCGCCGTCGATTCTCCACGGGCTGGCGTCACGCGGCGTCCCGATCGTTCAGACGCTGCACGACTACAAGCTCGTCTGTCCCAACTACCAGATGTTCGTCGACGGGGCCACGTGTGAGCGCTGCGAGACGTTCAGATACTACCGGGCCATCGCGCACCGGTGCATGCGGGGAAGCCTGCTGGCGAGCACCCTGGTGGCTCTGGAGGCATACGTCCACCGGATCATGGGGACGTACCTCGAGAACGTCGACCTTTTCATCGCGCCGTCGCGGTCGCTGCGCGACCGTATGATCGCGCACGGCGTGCCGGGCGAGCAGATCGTCCACATGCCGTACTCGATAGCGCTCGACGAGTACGAGCCGCGTCATGAGCCGCAGAACTACGGAGTCTGTTTCGGCCGCCTGTCCGGCGGAAAGGGCCTGCGCACGCTGGTCGAGGCGCTCAGGAAGGTCCCGGAGCTTCCGTTCAGGATCGTCGGCAGCGGCCCGATGAGGGAGGAACTCGAGCGACTGGCCGCCGGTCTCGACCATGTCGAGTTCACCGGGTACATGACAGGAGAGCGGCTCCATCGTGTCGTTGCGGACGCCCTCTTCGCGGTCGTGCCCTCGGAGTGCTACGAGAACTCGCCGCTCGCGGTCTACGAGTCGTTCGCCCTGGGCACGCCGGTCATCGGCTCGACGATCGGCGGCATTCCGGAGCTCGTGACGCACGGCGAGTGCGGGCTCCACTTTCCCACGGGCGACGCGGAGGCCCTGGCGGAGGCGATGCGCGACCTCTCGGCCGACAGGGGCCGTGCGGTCGAGATGGGGCGCGCAGCGCGCAGAAGGGTCGAGACGGAGTACGGACCGGCCCGTCACTACGAACTGATCACCTCGATCTACGAGAGGGTCACACAGTGAAGATCGCAATGCTCGGACAGAAAGGCATCCCCGCGACCTTCGGCGGCATCGAGCGCCACGTCGAGGAGCTGGCCACACGACTCGTGGAGCGCGGGCACGAGGTGACTGTCTACTGCAGACCGTACTACACGAAGATCCGCGGAGACTACCGCGGTGTCCGCCTCGTCGTCCTCCCGAGCATTCGAACGAAGCACCTCGACACGGCGACGCACTGCGCCGCGTGCATGCCTCACATCCTCTCGGAGGACTACGACATCGTCCATCTCCACGCGCTCGGCCCGTCGCTCTTCGCCGGCATGTCGAAGTGGGCTGGAGCGAAGAGCGTCGTGACCGTGCACGGTCTCGACTGGCAGAGGGAGAAGTGGGGCGACTTCGCGACCTGGATACTCAAGCGGTGCGAGTACACGTCGGTCTGGTTCCCGAACAGGACGATCGTCGTGTCGAAGGCCCTGCGTGAGTACTTCAATCAGTCGCGGGGCGTGACCGTGACCTACATCCCGAACGGCACCGTGCTGCCGCACGTCCGCGAGCCGGAGAAGATCAGGGAACTCGGGATTGAGCCGGGCAGGTACGTCCTCTTCGTCGGCCGCCTCGTCCCGGAGAAGGGATGTCACTATCTTCTGGACGCGTGGAGGAACGTCGACTCGGATCTCGAACTCATCATCGCGGGCGGAACCAGCTTCTCGACCGACTACGTTGAGAAGCTCCACGAGATGGGCGACGAACGGACGCGGTTCCTCGGATACGTCTACGGCGACGTTCTCGACGAGCTCTACTCCAACGCGCGTGTCTTCGTACTGCCGTCCGACATCGAGGGACTGCCGATCGCACTGCTCGAGGCCATGAGCTTCGGGAACTGCTGTCTGACGAGCGACATTCCGGAGAACCTCGAGGTCATCGGCGACTGTGGGGCCACCTTCCGGAAGGGAGACGTCGCGGACCTCTCGAACAAGCTCCAGCGGCTTCTCGGGAACTCGGAGAGCTGCCACGCGATGGGCGACCGGGCGCGGCGCCACGTGCTCGAGACGTACGACTGGGACGGTGTCACGCTGCACACCGAGGCCATCTACTACACGATGCTCCGGGGCTTCTAGACCGGAGTTCCGAGGAGGACGACCTGGTGGACATAGCCTGTCGTCTCGAAACCGAACGCGAGGCCGTCGAGGCCCTGCTCGACCGGTGGCTTCCTCCGGAGGGGGAGTATCCGGAGCGCATTCACGAGGCCATCAGATACTCGGCCCTCGGCGGCGGCAAACGTCTGAGACCGATCATCATGCTGGCGGCGGTGCGGGCCGTCGGCGGCGACCCCGATCTCGTCGTCCCGTCGGCTTGCGCGGTCGAGTACGTGCACTGCTGTTCGCTCGTTCTCGACGATCTCCCCTCGATGGACGATGCTGCGATGCGCAGAGGAAAGCCGACCACACACCGCGTCTTCGGGTCCGCGACCGCGATCCTCGCCGCCGACGCGCTGCTGATGCACTCGTTCAAGCTCCTTGCCGAGAACGGCGTCTCGGTCGACGCCGACGGTCCGACGCTGGCGTCGGCCGTCAGGGAGCTGGCGACCGCCGTCGGTTCGTACGGCATGGTGGGCGGACAGCATGTCGACCTCGAGACCGCCGCCCATGCCTCGATCGCTCCCGAGACCCTCGAGTACATCCAGAGCCGCAAGACGGGGGCGCTCTTCGTCGCATCGGCGCGGATCGGACCGCTGCTTCTGGGAGCCCCTCCCGAGATGCTCGCCGACCTCGAGACCTACGCCCGCAGCCTCGGGCTCGCTTACCAGATCGTCGACGACATACTCGACGCCGAGGGCGACGTCGAGACTCTCGGGAAGGACGTGGGCCGGGACGCGGACACGAGGAAGAAGACCTTCGTGACCGTGCACGGCGTCGACGAGGCGCGTCGCGCGGCGCGTGAGCTCGCCGGGGCTGCCGAGCGCGCGATCGACGGGTGGTCCGGAACCGCTGATCCGCTGAGAGAGATCGCTGTCTACTGCGTCGAACGAACCGCCTGAGGGACCCCGGGGGACCGATGCGTCACGCTGTGATACTGGCCGGAGGAT is part of the Candidatus Effluviviaceae Genus V sp. genome and harbors:
- a CDS encoding glycosyltransferase — its product is MKVLAANKYYFVKGGAERYFFELSRILAEHGHEIVPFAMDDERNEATPWSRYFVSHEPFENGTPVLGRLAAAGRVLYSWEARRKIERLVDRTEPDVAHLHNIAHQLSPSILHGLASRGVPIVQTLHDYKLVCPNYQMFVDGATCERCETFRYYRAIAHRCMRGSLLASTLVALEAYVHRIMGTYLENVDLFIAPSRSLRDRMIAHGVPGEQIVHMPYSIALDEYEPRHEPQNYGVCFGRLSGGKGLRTLVEALRKVPELPFRIVGSGPMREELERLAAGLDHVEFTGYMTGERLHRVVADALFAVVPSECYENSPLAVYESFALGTPVIGSTIGGIPELVTHGECGLHFPTGDAEALAEAMRDLSADRGRAVEMGRAARRRVETEYGPARHYELITSIYERVTQ
- a CDS encoding glycosyltransferase, coding for MLGQKGIPATFGGIERHVEELATRLVERGHEVTVYCRPYYTKIRGDYRGVRLVVLPSIRTKHLDTATHCAACMPHILSEDYDIVHLHALGPSLFAGMSKWAGAKSVVTVHGLDWQREKWGDFATWILKRCEYTSVWFPNRTIVVSKALREYFNQSRGVTVTYIPNGTVLPHVREPEKIRELGIEPGRYVLFVGRLVPEKGCHYLLDAWRNVDSDLELIIAGGTSFSTDYVEKLHEMGDERTRFLGYVYGDVLDELYSNARVFVLPSDIEGLPIALLEAMSFGNCCLTSDIPENLEVIGDCGATFRKGDVADLSNKLQRLLGNSESCHAMGDRARRHVLETYDWDGVTLHTEAIYYTMLRGF